A region of the Chryseobacterium cucumeris genome:
GAAGTATTCACTGCATCAACCAACTTAGCAGACTGGGATAACATCAGCATCAGCAATGAAGCTTCATGGGGAGATCCTCTTTATAATCCGGACCAGACCACTGACTGGAGCCAGGGCGCTTTTGAACAGGGACCTGTGACTTCTCCAAACCCCAATATTCCTTCAACCGGATGGGGCGTTTATAACCCGGTGAACCACCACATTCAGGGGAAAGCTATTTTTGTTTTAAAATATGCTGCAGGAACCTATATCAAGTTTGCTATTGAAGATGCTTTTGCAGGATATACCTTCAAGTATTCAAAATGGAACGGGACTTCATGGGGAGCTACAGAAACCAGAACCATCGCCAACGGAACAGATGATTCATATTTCAACTATTTCTCATTTGATACCGGAGAAAAAGTTCCCAATCTGGAACCTTCCAGAACGGCATGGGACTTCGTATTCACCAAATATTATACGTTCTATATGGGTGTACAGATGTACCCGCTTTCCGGAGCGATTCAAAGTCCGAACATAAAAGTGGCAATGGTACAGCCAGAAACACAGCAAACAGCAGCTAACACCGTTCCTGCCACAGCCAATTTCTCATCAGAGATCACTACGGTAGGACACTCATGGAAAGGGATCGGGACTGTGAAAAATGATGTGGTATACTACGTCAAAAAAGGCAATGATTACTACAGAATGTACTTCACAACCAATGGTGGTGCCAGTACAGGAAATATGTATTTCAAATACAAAAAGATCACAGAAACGTTAGGAATTACCGAAGTAGGAAAAAAAGCATCTTTCGGTATTTATCCTAATCCAACTACGGCGGATAAAAAAGTAACGGTTCTTTTTGATGTTAAAGAAAAAACAGGTAATAAGGGAAATGTAGAGGTCTATGACCAGACCGGGAAAAAGGTCTATTCAGCTGAACTTACGAACCAGACTGGTTTTTATAAGCAGGATTTGAATGTTTCTACCCTTACTTCAGGAAATTACCTTGTAAAAATTACTTACGGTGGTCATTCGGAGACGAAAAAGCTTATCGTAAAATAAACTTTCAATTTTAATACTTTCTATTTTTTCTAATAAAAAGGCGGTTTCAGATTGTTGAAACCGCCTTTTATTTTTTCTTCATTAAAGAACTTAAAAAGATATAAAACAAATAGTTATATAAGATTCTTCTTTAAATTTTTAAATCTTTAAATCCTTCAATACCATCAATATATTTTAAATCCTTTATAAACCTCTACAGAACTTTCCATAATTTTGGAAGCATCTTTACGGAAATCCAACAAGTGGTCCTGCCCGTTATGCCTGTTGTGGTGCTCAACACTTTCCCAAAGCTCGATCAGGAAGAAAGTCCCTTTATTATCTTTATCTTCAATAAGGTCATACTGCAGACAGCCTTCTTCTTTTCTTGTTTCTTTCACAAGGTTTTGAAACAGCTCTACAGCGTCCATCAGATAATTTTCATTAAACTTAAAAAGTGCAATGATATGTAAATTCATGTTCTAATATTTAGTGATGTAAAAGTAAAATATTTTCAAAACCGAAAACCTTTTTAATCCTTTTATTTTTCCACACCCAACATAATTTTTAATTAAAAACTGATTTATAAATAGTTATAGAACTCATCACAATCACCAGGGTTCCGATAATAACAAACATTTTCTTCACAGGAAGCTTTGCTGTGAGCATTGCGGAAAAAGGAGCGGTCACAATTCCTCCGATCAAAAGCCCTAAAATAATATTCCAGTGCTGGATTCCCAGGGTAAAGAAAAAAGTAACTGCAGCCGTTATGGTAAGAATAAATTTGGCCACGGTAGAACTTCCTACGGCAAATCTTGGGGTGAATGCATTTTTAATCAGTGTTCCGGTCACCAAAGGCCCCCAGCCTCCTCCGGCAAAAGAATCTATAAAACCACCGATCACACCCAGCCTGGTCAGATTGGTTTTTCTTTTCAGGGCTTTGCTCTGTTTTTTCTTAAATGCATTTGACAGGATTTGAAATCCAAGGTATAAAGTGTAAAAAGCAATCAATGTTTTGGTGATTTTCGCATAATATTCTCCCAGATAAGTAAGACTGACAGCTCCGATAATTGCTCCGATCACAGCCGGAATAGCTAGCTTTTTCACCAAACTTTTGCTTACATTTTTCAGTTTAATGTGGCTGAGGCTTCCCGCAGCAGTGGTGAAACTTTCTGCAGAATGAATACTTGCACTTACAATATGCGGCGG
Encoded here:
- a CDS encoding putative quinol monooxygenase; amino-acid sequence: MNLHIIALFKFNENYLMDAVELFQNLVKETRKEEGCLQYDLIEDKDNKGTFFLIELWESVEHHNRHNGQDHLLDFRKDASKIMESSVEVYKGFKIY
- a CDS encoding sulfite exporter TauE/SafE family protein; protein product: MVISRKIQVRLNVLLVTAAIISIAVFSMYELGYLEELQIILAKDHYIFYWMLLVGVFAEIVAGSMGMGYGVICTTTLMLLNIPPHIVSASIHSAESFTTAAGSLSHIKLKNVSKSLVKKLAIPAVIGAIIGAVSLTYLGEYYAKITKTLIAFYTLYLGFQILSNAFKKKQSKALKRKTNLTRLGVIGGFIDSFAGGGWGPLVTGTLIKNAFTPRFAVGSSTVAKFILTITAAVTFFFTLGIQHWNIILGLLIGGIVTAPFSAMLTAKLPVKKMFVIIGTLVIVMSSITIYKSVFN
- a CDS encoding T9SS type A sorting domain-containing protein; translation: MKTKLLLASVLALSVQQTVLAQTDALGYSQVNMTMGSGYQNRVFVNLADGNMVSQPANTWDIAFYRNSNYAFGSRVNDAKDIEVFTASTNLADWDNISISNEASWGDPLYNPDQTTDWSQGAFEQGPVTSPNPNIPSTGWGVYNPVNHHIQGKAIFVLKYAAGTYIKFAIEDAFAGYTFKYSKWNGTSWGATETRTIANGTDDSYFNYFSFDTGEKVPNLEPSRTAWDFVFTKYYTFYMGVQMYPLSGAIQSPNIKVAMVQPETQQTAANTVPATANFSSEITTVGHSWKGIGTVKNDVVYYVKKGNDYYRMYFTTNGGASTGNMYFKYKKITETLGITEVGKKASFGIYPNPTTADKKVTVLFDVKEKTGNKGNVEVYDQTGKKVYSAELTNQTGFYKQDLNVSTLTSGNYLVKITYGGHSETKKLIVK